A genomic stretch from Nitrospirae bacterium YQR-1 includes:
- a CDS encoding glycosyltransferase: protein MIASVIVRTYNEGQWIRRCLVALQNQDCEDFEIIVVDSGSTDNTIEIVNQFDVKLLRVEGRYFPGKSLNAGISNSSGRYAAILSAHCIPLNDKWLQRMLVCFAEPNIACVYGMQEPLPDSDPFDKRDLWTVFGKEKKIQKKDYFFHNANSMIKRDIWENLRFDETLPSLEDQAWAKQVINQGYYIMYEPNASVYHFHGIHQGRDEKRADRVVKVIELLKQDGIT from the coding sequence CAGTGGATACGGCGCTGTCTTGTGGCGCTTCAAAACCAGGACTGCGAGGATTTCGAGATAATAGTCGTGGACTCCGGCTCAACCGACAACACCATTGAAATAGTTAATCAGTTTGACGTAAAGCTTCTCAGGGTGGAGGGACGGTATTTTCCGGGAAAATCCTTAAATGCCGGAATTTCCAACTCAAGCGGCCGTTATGCGGCCATTCTATCGGCTCACTGCATCCCCCTTAATGACAAGTGGCTGCAACGTATGCTGGTGTGCTTTGCAGAGCCCAACATTGCCTGCGTCTATGGAATGCAGGAGCCACTTCCTGACAGCGATCCCTTTGACAAGCGTGACTTATGGACAGTATTCGGTAAAGAAAAAAAGATTCAAAAAAAGGATTATTTTTTCCACAATGCTAACTCTATGATAAAAAGAGATATTTGGGAAAATCTCCGTTTTGATGAGACACTGCCAAGTCTGGAAGATCAGGCATGGGCAAAGCAGGTGATAAACCAGGGATACTATATAATGTATGAGCCTAATGCAAGTGTCTATCACTTCCACGGAATTCACCAGGGACGTGACGAAAAACGGGCTGACAGGGTCGTAAAGGTAATAGAACTACTAAAACAAGACGGTATAACCTGA